CTGGGGCAGCCCAGTGCCCCGTGACAGTAGGAACATCAAGAGCTATCCCAGAGCCCCTCTATTCATTCACGTTTATCCTCCAGTTTGCATTCTTCCTATGCTGGCTGTGCATTTAATATGTGAATATTAGTTTTTTACGGCTGTTACTCAGCACCCACGTACTTTTGCTGGAAGAAGggtggaggagagcagggtgGGGAGGTTTTCAGTTAATGAAACTGTTATTATTTGCTGACAAGATCACTGAGTATCTTAAGAAGAGGGAATCTgatcttcttccaagtaactaaaCAAGAATTTGCACTGCAGAATGTGTGTGAAGCATGTGTagtccagcaaaaaaaaaagaagagcattgGCAATCCCATTGCCTAGGGACTTCAACATCTGCAAGGAAGCATCAGTGATCACACAGCGTCCACATTCTTTACAATGACTTGATTATTTTAGCTCTGGGCCAGTGTAGCAGTACATGAACACACTCTCCTTCTAGACCCACCTCATGTGAACTTGACCTCGTGGCAACCCCTCTCTTGTGCTTCAGATATTCCTAAAGTTTCATCTAGCCTGAGAAAAGTTCATTGTGTAGTGGGTATGCAAGAAACATGTTCCAGCTGACAGGGGTTTTCACATGTAGACGTTGGTGAGGTTAACACTGGTGGAGTCCTCGAGAGAGCGTGGGAGTGCTCCAGGTGTCTTGGCTCTGAGAGGCATTTGGGGGCTCCCTGACAGAGAGCTGGAGTTTGGGTCCTGCTCCTGCAAAGCTGCAGTCACGTAACATACACACGTGAGTCCCACCAGGACTGCAGCTCACCACCCTTCTCCTACCCAGGGACCAGCAGGACCTGGAGACGTGGGGCCCGATGCTCCCTGGCCATACGGCCCCACAGACAGCTGCGGGGGCCGACCACGCTGAGCACACCGTGACTCCAACGCTGCCGCCGCAGAGCCGGGCCCATCGCCAACCCCACCTGGGACACAGGCCAAGGAGAATGTTGgccattgtcctgggttcagctgggacagagcagaggaaaattaactctaccccagccgaaACCCGGGCAGCCATCTAGGCAAGAGCATAAACTGGTGTGCAGCATCTCAAGCGCCGTCTGGCTGGCTCCGGCTGAGAGAGAGACACTGCTGGGGATGAAGGACCCAGGGGATGCTGTGCAGCCCCCCTGTGCTCAGGTGTGCGGTCCCCGAGCACCCCGCCGTTGGCCGCAGCCACTGGACAAAGGGGTGGAAGAAGGGGCCGAGTATCCGCTAAGGAGGAGAGGAGATGTTTCACTCATTTAATTTCACAGCTTCCCAAACCAGCCTCAGACCGGGGGTACAGAAGAAGTGAGAAGAAAAGCACTGTTTGCATAATCCTTTGGCAGTGAAATAGGTCAGCGGTTCTTGCAGGAGGAGAGGAATGCAGTTTTTAAGAAATAAACAGCACCGCTGTACTTGGTAATGGCAGGACAGTCCTGCTTTCCTGACGAGTAACACAGAAGTTTACGATGGGTTTATACGCCTTTTGTCCCCACGGTCTCTCCTCTGAACACAGCTCAGTAAAATGGaattttactgctgttttctttaaaataagctGTAATTCCTTGGCAATAATGCAAAAGGAGGCACCCatctgtttgtttggggttttttttctctcttccacaAATGTCCTTGTTTCTGTTAACTAGCAAATCTAATCATCTGGCTCAGAGGGGAGTTACACAACTGCAAACCTCCTGAGATATCTGTCGAATAGCAAATCTTGCTTAATACCCCTGTGTTTGCTTCTTGCTTCAGATTTGCAGCTCCGTTGGCGttacagctgtgctgtgcttttaCGTATAAACCAGATTAAACAGCAAAAGGAATGTGGAACAGGAAAGCTGTGTTCATTCCACCTTGCAGGACTTACTGGAATGAGCCTGGCTGTATCAAACGTGAGATAAAACTCCCGCAGGGAGCATTAGTATGAGTGATTCATACAAACACTTAAAGAAGTCACACTTGGTTGAGCTTCCCAGTCAAAGCAGGTGGGTAATGGTGCACAACCAGCAGAGCCCCTGTCCGTGGGAGAGCACCGCTGATAGAAACCTGTTGTTTATCCTCACTGGAAGCAGCAGGATGAGTACTGGGTAACACCAGATAACCTGGGCTTCGGGTAATTCTTTCACGGGAGGAATTGCAAGTGTCTTTTCTGTGGAACTGCCTAATGCTGTGAAATGTTCTTCTTGATCTGGGCCATCTGGAGAGGAAAATCTCATCAACCTCTACAAACGCAGCTAGGTTTACGATCACTTTCTTTTGCAGTCGACTTTTAAGGGCGATAATCTTACCAGGAGGAGGTCTGAAGGAAAGGTGAGTTACAGGTATGTGCATTTAATATGTGTTGGTAACGGCATTAGATGAAGTTGCTTTCTTTCCCTCCGGTCTGTACTGTCTGGTTTTCAGGAGCCGTCGCCCAAACCCATCCTCCCTGTTAGCTTTTTGCCTCCACCCACACGCGACAGGGCCCGATCCTGACCTGAGTGCCGGTGCTGCGGCACGCCACCGGCACGGCTGCCGGGGTGCGAATGAACAGCACCAGTGGTCGCcggctgggggggtcccctgcTGTGATGCTgaaacctgtgcagcctgctgtaggtgaccctgcttcggcaggagggttggactagatgacccacagaggtcccttccaacccctaccattctgtgattctgtgattctgtgataagctgGAAAAACACCACGTGCTGCGGCACCCACCGGCAGGACATCTTTTATGGGTGACTCCCACAGGGCGCTGCTTCTCTCGGCTTGCTTTGGGCCCTGCCTGCCTGGCTTGGCAGGCAGCACCCCTGTCGTGGTGGCTTTGCCAGCTCTGGAAGCAGCCCGAGTGTCAGCCGCTGCGGGGATGCTAACAGAGCCGTCGCTGGAACAAAGCACGGCGCGGAGAGCGTAGAGCTGGGGAGCCAACTTTCTGCAGCGCTTCCAGATGTGAAGCGGGGGAGTTGGGTTTAGCctatctttcagatttttttaattctttctgatttattttttttttaaagcgccATGCAAGCACACTGCGAACAATTTGTACTGTTCCCTCACACTCAGCTGCATGTTCCCAGTGGCAGTTGCTTAGCACTTTTTCTAGCTGAGACTCTCCAACTGAAGCCCCatctgtgtgctggggcaggttGACAGCAGAGATGTTTTCCACTGAAATCCAAGCAAAAAACTATGCTGTGCCCGCTCTGTCCCATGTGCGACTTCTGCCCTTGGCCTCCAAGGTTATCCCATCCTGAGAGACCGCTCCACGGACCGAGGAGGGGCAACGCCTACGCTCACTCAACCAGGAGGCAAAATTCCTCTTAACTGTGGGCAGTTTGGACTGAGTAAGGGCTGTGTGATTTCGGCCCACCAGTTTGGCAAGGAGGGCTCCAAGGAGGCGTTCTCACTGAGTAACTTCCCATCTGCGTGGGCACCCGGGAGAAAGGGCAAGGGCTGCTGGAGAGTCACGCCAGGCTTTTAtttctccagggaagcaggagctTGGACCCAAACCTCGGTCTCCCTGTCAGCATGCTGCATTCGTGCTTCAGCTTCTTCCTAACGTGCATCTTCTGCCCAATTTTGTCCTGTCTGTAGTTTCAAGCAACCTGATTAACAAATTCTGCAGCATTCTTGGGGATATTAAATATGACTGGGAGGGGGGATTAACCTGTGAGAGGAGCTAAAGAAACCTCCAGTGCAGCCTGTCAATGCTTCTTTTCAGGTCGTAAGAAATGAGCGTGATGCtgccctgcttgctgctgctccttctcctggtcagcTTCAGCTCACCCGCACCCAGGTTGTCGGTGCGTATCTTTTGGCTCGTGTCTGTACAACCTCTCTGCGGCGTGCCAGTCGCTCCCAGTGATGTAGGGACTGGGGCTCCCCCACAAAAGGAACGCGGGTCTGCAAGCGCAGAGCAAAACGGTGTCTGCCTGCAGCTAAAGGAAGGTCACTCCTGCTGTCCTGGTAAGACAGGGTTTTCACAGCATTAGGGGCTGCACAGCTCTCTGGGTGGTTGGACTAACATtgccaagaattaaaaaaaaaccaacaaaaaaagccctttaaagaaaagaagaggtgATTTTATGGCCAGTGAAGAAATACACTCTACTCCCTCAGGGAAAACTGCCTTCTTGTTATTCACTGAGATTTAAAGAgcaggaaagggaagaggaggacATAGGCATGGTCTGAGGCAATCCGTAGTTGCCCGATGAGAAAATTACTCTTGGGCTATACCAAGGAGGTACAGAGCTCACAAGGGAGAGTTTGGCGAGCTCGGGGCTGTCTACAGCAGGTCCCTGTGTGCCTCCAGCCTGGAAATTCTCCTCTGTGGAGGAAAACCAACAGGCCTAGGAGAAGGAAGAGGCAACTGGGAGGCCGCATTTGAGCATGGTCCTCAGTCTGATATCCTGGGCAACTGCTTGTTTTGCttgtgcctagaactggtcattTCTCTCAAGTCAGCTTGCTCAGAGCAAAAATAGCAACTGATTCTTACTGCAGGGGTTTGCTTGATTGTCTTGGAAGAGATTTGGctctgttttgttgtgtttttaatgGAGTAACACCAGTCACAGACTTATCACAGCCAATGTGGGCCAGATGGTGGCCTTGGTTATGGTAATGCAGCTCTGGAGTTACTCCGCTGATCCTGGTAGGCTCACTGCTTTCTGCTGATTTGTACCACATACCAGCTCTTTAATCTTCCAGTTTTACAAAAGGATGTTTCTGGAACCTCGCTGGTTTGGCCTGGCTGCAGTGCAAGAGCCAGGTCTCCCCCCTCTTACTACCCTGAGGAGTTTCATAGTCTGCAAACACTCCCTTTGAGTTCACTAAATGGGAATCAAGATGAACAATTTTTGTCCAAAgtaattttctgcctgtttggtCATATGCTGGGATGCTCTGAGCAGTGGCAAGATCATTGTAAAAAACCCTTTACCACGGGGTTCAACACAACACCCCATGCTATGCACTATTTGTGTCTTAGAGAGACCACGATCGAATTGTCTTGATCCACAGAGCTGGTGCGACATGTTAGGGTCAAGAGGAGACAGACACTCCTTCTCTCTCTATGTCTCTTTTCTTACCACTGACTGaagcatggggttttttgttttattttctccataGGAAAAAGATATCTGCCTCCTAGACAATAATAAATTAAGACAAAGGTTAAAACAGCTTCAAGACTTGCTTTACTTATATGAACTGCAACTGAAGGACATCCTGGAGAACACTTATCATAGAACAAAAAGTGGGCTGTTCTCAGGCAACAGGAGTGTGCAGCACGAGATGCCTCTACCCACAACCAGTGGAAATCTGATAGTCTACGACCAAGGTACTGTTTGCAGTACTGTGTGTGGAAATGTCAGCTTGCCACAATGTTTATTTCTCCCTGCAGTGtcatattttatttctgctaagAGTTTTAGAATTTTTCAAGTGGattcagttttaaaatgcagtcaGATACATGGGAAGGGACTGGTGGCCCCAGTACCAGCAGACATCCTCTGGGGCCAGGGTCAGCTGGCCCAGCTTTAGGCAGCTACTGCCCAGGTATGCTGCAGACACCTGCAGCCGGGCTTGTCACCTGGGACTCTGGTGCAGGTGGTTTTCAGCAGACCTACTTGAGACATCTGCTTTAGGAAGAGTTGGGTCTTACTCTTGAAGATCCTATTTCCCCCAAGTGACTTACGGGAGCCCAGCgtgcctggctcagctgcaggcacTGAAACCTCTTTGGAAGAGTCTAGCTTTCCTGTTCCTCAGCTTCTCCATCACTTCTGTGGCACAGCAGAAGGTGTGAGTACTCTGTTCCCTGGTGTAACTTTGAGAACATGGTCATAACTGGAATCATGGCCTGTGGCCAAGATTTTCTCCTTCATGGGCATTACATTGGAAGAGTGAAGCACTGAGGTCCTGAAAGACACTCTCCTGATACAGCCCTGGTAGAGGTGGTCACAGGAGCTTAGCCTCTTATTTTAGAAATTTTGGGCCCTGATCCAGTCTGAACTATAACCAGCTGAGGTTATCTTCTACATTGAAATTAGCTTCCCTGCAAACAATCTCACTGACAGAGCCAGTCCCGGTTCTGTGTTGCTCTGTGCTACAGCCCCAGCCTGAGCTGCAGCCATCCCACATCTCACCAAAGATATGGGAACGACTCCCTCAGAGGGCACGGCTGTAAAGACTCTCAAGCCTTGCTGCTCTTAGTTAGGCCCAGCAGTTTGCAAACCAGCAGTGCTGCTACCTTATGAACCACTTTGCTTTGGCTTTGCAGGTCTTGCAGAGCTATTACACAGGCTGGCCAAGCGTCCTTGTCCCATAACCCCTCTCAGCAACGTCCTCTCCTGGCTGCACAAACCCCTttgcttcccccctgccccatttAACAAACGGGTGCTGTTCTGCCTAGATTGCTCCGCAGTGTATAATCGGAAGAAGACCAAAAACGGCTACTACCGGATCAGGCCCCGAGCAGACCGAGAGCCTTTCCTGGCGTACTGTGACATGTCTGACGGCGGCGGGTGGACCGTCATTCAGAGGCGGAGTAACGGCAAGGAGAATTTCAACAGGTTGGTGCCCCAAGGTTGCATCCACAGGGCTTGCAGCCAAGCCTCCAGCTTCCACCCCCTGTCCTGCCACCTGGCAAAACCCAACATTTGAGAGGCAGGGTATGCGAGACTACGCTACAGTGATAATAACTCTGTGGGTTAGGACAATGTGGGGGTACATATTGGGAGCAGGAGGCCATTTTCAAAATGGACCTGTAACACCTCTCGCATGGCTTCTCTGCATTTGAGTAAGTGTGTACCTGTGTGCATACTTGTTTTATCACTATCGGAGACTGCTGAAGGCGCCACATTGGCAGGCATCTGCTGCCAGTGCATAGACTGAGACCTGTCGAACATATTATCTGTTCTCATATCAGGAATTATGTTCAGCATGGTGTAACATTTATTTCCTTGTCCAGATCATTAAAAAGATGCCAAACCCCTAGTCCAAATTGTACTTTCTCTACGCAAAACCCCAGAGAGGTGACTTTCACCTGGAAAACTCCAAGAAGAGAGATGCTCTGGTAGCACAGTAAAGAAGAAATGTCACCATGCAGATTAATTCATTATCACTGCACACACAATTTCAGGGCATGTCTGGTGCCTCTTACAGTGAGTGCAGTCCATTGCAAAGCTGGCTCTCAGCTGGCTTGCCCGGAGAGTGGTACCTATCTAGGCACGGTAGTTCAGCTCTCAGTATAGGTGAACGAAAAACATCCTGAAGAGGAGCACTGACTAGTATGTAGGTCAGGTAGAATTAATAAACCTAATAATgacaagagaaaggaaataaacacAGGGTTAGTACAATGGAAATGTTGATACGTGGGAAGTCTATGTGAATATCAAAGATAACAGATAAACAGCACAGGAGATTATAACAGAATGAAATgatgagaagaaaataacagcagGAGATTTCCCTTTAGAAAGATGAAGCCAGAGAATGCTgatgaaaaaaaagtatatatcttTGAAGGACAAGTTGCCACATTCAAACAGTGATCCTGCAAAAAAGCAGAGGTGAAAGTGGTCAATGAATCAAAAATAGATTTAACTGGAACAGGAGCACAAATCAGACCCAGACATTTTCCTTTTAACTTCATCTGGAAGCttctgtttgcagcttctatTCAGTTCCTGATTCTTCACCATACCACATCATACATCCAAGACTGAAGCACATTTTAGACTGCAACGTGAATTTCCAGCCAGGAGTGCATTTGAATTACGTCTTGCTGAAGAACAGTATCAGACGCTCTGCTGAAGACCAGTATgacagctgctgctttccctttCCATCTAACTGACAACCTCATTCTGCGAGCTCTGCGTCTGGCAGTTTGAAGGTTTGATCCCAATATATGTTTGCGGACAGGTTCAGCAGGCAAAGAAGTAAGCTGTGAGTTGTGTTTACTTCTAAGGCAGCGTCACAAATCTCAGCTCAGCTTGCAATGAATCAGACACTTTTAGAAAACAATGTCTAGAGATCCAGCTGCAGTTTTACTTGTTACCATAGCGGAGTCTCACAAACTGTCTAATTCTCTTACACGCTGAAATTGATATTTCTGTCTCACTGCAGGAAATGGGATGATTACAAAGTGGGATTTGGGAAATTCCAGGGCAAGAATGATGAATACTGGCTGGGCAACGACCACATCTATGACCTGCTCGCTAGAGGTGCAAGTATTTTCCCTCCACAGATTTCTTTCCAATTTGCATGGGATATAGTTCATTTAACAGGACGCCGCTTTGTGTTTAGGAGAGAGCTCATTAAAGATTGACCTGATGGACTGGCATGGGGAAAGACGTTACGCAGTCTACGAAAATTTCCAGCTTGCGAATGAGCAGGTGAGAAATGGGAAGAGTGGCGATTTGCTTGTTTTGTCTGCGAGGGTGGGGCATCCGCACGTGCAGCACCAGACTTGGGTATCAGGGTTGTCATTACAGTTCTGCAAAACTTCCCTGCTCTGGTTCCCTGCGATTCCTGGTTTGGCTGACTGGCAAACAGCCTTGGGAGCAGGGGGATGTAAGCCTGGGGCTTCTTCCTCATAACCGCTGAGTGCCCAAGCCGCCGGGTGACAGAACTACGCGTGCTCTCTTGctagctctgctgctgcacagagcaCAGCTCTCTGCCACGGGGCACAGGGCTTCCCATGTGCGTTTGCCTCTGGTCTCATGGTAGAAAGAGTCTTCCATGAGGGAGGAGATGAGGGCTGGAACCTCTGCAAGGAAACGAAACCCTGTTCTTCTGCTTCCTAGCAGAGTGTTTCAGGCTGTCACATAAAAGGCAACTACCAGAACAAATCCCCTCTACTCTTTTAAGCATTAAACCCTAATCAAAGCTTTGAAAGAGCAGTTGTAAGTTCCCCATCTTGAAGAGAGACACCTGTAGCACTACACTTAGCAGTGAAAGCCCAAGGACAGAAAATCCTTGTATTTTCATGTTTGGTTTCTAGCTTCAGACAGCGTCCTGCTCAATGCAGGTGCTGTTCTTTGCAGGCTTGCCCTTCTGAACACTGCACAGAAGTAGCCTGAATACCCAAGGGCATGGGTTCCATCGCATGTACCGGTCCTAGTTCCAACTTCATCACCGCTCCAGAAATGTACGCATTGTGTTCAGTTTGCAATTAGAGTTTACTTATGAAAAGTTTGAACAGCTTCATTTTAATACCTTACTGCTATTTTTCATAAACAAAAGTGGAATATGATGACAGGAAAAAGCCCACATCACAGAAGTAACCATCCATCTCATATCAAATGTCTCTTAGATCTACCAGCTGTGCAGAATGGAACTGTTCTTCTAAGTATTCCTACCAGCATCAGACCATTTAGCTAGAAATCAGATGGCTTCTAGTTCTTGGAGGTGCAAAATTCCCAATTCTAGCTG
The window above is part of the Opisthocomus hoazin isolate bOpiHoa1 chromosome 1, bOpiHoa1.hap1, whole genome shotgun sequence genome. Proteins encoded here:
- the LOC104336950 gene encoding fibrinogen-like protein 1, giving the protein MSVMLPCLLLLLLLVSFSSPAPRLSEKDICLLDNNKLRQRLKQLQDLLYLYELQLKDILENTYHRTKSGLFSGNRSVQHEMPLPTTSGNLIVYDQDCSAVYNRKKTKNGYYRIRPRADREPFLAYCDMSDGGGWTVIQRRSNGKENFNRKWDDYKVGFGKFQGKNDEYWLGNDHIYDLLARGESSLKIDLMDWHGERRYAVYENFQLANEQDNYRLWFGTYSGNAGDALSGGSNFEDQWSASHRGMQFTTSDKDHDRFLAGNCALENKGGWWFNRCHAVNLNGQYYRTGRYNGSHDNGMVWSTWHGMWYSLKYSAMKIRTPFFIDSESGDGENSQGS